Within the Bdellovibrionales bacterium genome, the region AGTAAACTTATATTCCCGCCGATTAAACGGCCTTGCGCCGCGCCTTCACGATCAATCTCAAGATCGGGAAAAGTCAACGTGCGCTCGCCTTTTTCAATCATGGCAAATAAAGCCTCCTCCGTTCGCACATCAGCGTTTTCGGAAAGAAAGTTCCACCCCATTGGTCCATGAAACGTTACCAAGCCAGTGCGCATCGTAATCGTGTTGACCAGCGCGGTCATGTCCGAAAAACCGACAAAGGGTTTGGGATTTTTTTGAATAGCATCGTAATCCAGTCTTTCAAGAATCTGGGTCGCGCCCGTCCCTCCGCGTACACAAAAAACCGCCTTGATCGAGGAATCCACAAACATGTCCATCAAAGCCTGTGCCCGCGCCTCATCGCTACCCGCCAGCGTTCCGTTCTTCAAATAACATTGTTCATGAACCACAACCTGATAGCCGCGCTCTACCAACTTCTTTTTAAAATTGTCTGTCCATGCGCGCGGCGCATGGCAGCTTGGCGCGACGATGCCGACCTTGCCATGCGGCGGCAAAAGAGGCGGGAACGCAGCAGATGTCAAATCGTTGACCATTTTTTCTCCAAGAAACACAACAAAGGGCGTCATCCCCGCGAAAGCGGGGATCCCGTTTTATTTTTTAACCAAACGGGATGCCCGCCTGCGCGGGCATGACAGCGTGTTTAATGCCGCATCGGCCACTAACACACTTATTTTGAAAGAAGACTAAACTAAAAGAGTCATAAAGTCATGTTTTTCTGTTGATTCTATGGCCGCATCCTTTCATGGTAGGCACGTTTTCCTATCCAGAATCGAAAGAGGCTTTTTCCCATGATCCTATCCCCCGCCGCCATGCTCAAACGTATTCACGACACCAAGGCTGTCTCTATCTGGAATCACCAGACAGGCCCCATTTTCTGGTATGCCGCCAGCGTGCCCGGACCCTTTTATGTGAATACTGAGCTTGTGATCGGCAAGGATCTCTCCGCCTCTCTGCTGAAGCAAATTACGGCGATTGTAGCGGAAACGCCGACGGCGGCCGAGCGCGCGCAAAAGCTAGAGACGATGATCATGGACGCGTATAACGCCGATGCGACCTTTCAAAACATTATTGAAACGATGGTGGCCAAGACGAAAGAGTCTTTCTCGACTGACTCCTTTTCACTGATTTCCGGCGGCGAGAGGCGCGATTGGCTGTTTTCCATTCCTATGGCCAAATTGATGGGCCTTCGGCACGTTTATCTGTTCAAAAACGGCGATTTTTACTGTGAAAAGCCGCTGAAAATGGGCGAGGTTGCGCTGCATGTTGCCGACCTGATCAACAACGCCGCCAGCTATTTTGATGCGTGGCTCCCCATCCTTGAAAAAGCGGGACTAGCCTGCGTCGGCACGGTGTCCGTCAATGTACGCGGCAACATTGGAACAGATCGCCTGAAAGCCAATGGGCAAAAGGTCGTGACGCTAAACACCATCGACACAGGCTTTTTTGAGCAGTCCCAAGCGGACGGCTTGATCGACGCCAAAACGCTGGAGGAAATCCGCCTGTTCTTTAAGGGCGCACCAGAATGGGCAGCAGCGTATTTGATGGACAAGCCCGCTTTGTTCAACGCGAGCGGTATCGACGCCAAATCGTTTGAGCGGCTAGAGACGTTCTTTACAAAGGATCCTTGGGGATTGAAGGGAACACACGCGGCCTTTTTTGAGGCGATGCACGCGGCGATTGACAAGCGTAAAGCGCAAAAGGCCTAGCAGGCTAAGGCGTTTTAACGGCTTCAGGAGAGGCGGCGCTGTCACCCTTTTGCACTGTCGTTTCCTGCGTTTGCGAGGCCAAAACACTGCTTGTTTTTGTCATAAAGTTCAGGTCTTTCGATAGCCCCATTTCAGTCAGCGCCGATTGCAGCGCGGCCAGAGTTTTGCGGTCGCTTTCCATGGCTTCCAGTTGACGGCGACGGTAATCAGTAAACGCCTCGCAAGCTTGGTTTGTTTCCTTTTGCACGGCGGGGTCCACTTTCTTTTGTGCTAGAACGGGCGCAGGAGCGCCCTTCTCGGCCTTATTCGACTGCGCCTCGCGATCCAGAGCCGACGTGGAAACACGCGACGCCATGATGGATTTGACTACTGAACTAGGAAGAGAAGCAAAACGCACCTTGAACGGATCGCGGCCAAGAATATGAACAAGCTGCGCCGCTTCCTCTTCTTTGGACAGCTCTTGATCCGCCACAGCAAACGGTTTCCAGTTTTGTTGCGCGATCAAAAAGCCCTCTTTGTCCTCCTCCGTCGATTCAACAGGGAAAATATGCTGGGTGTTGTTTTCGATCGACGGCAAACTTGTCAGATTTAAAGGGCGCACGGGCTCGGCCTTCACGGGCACGGCAGAGGCAACCAACTGGGGAGGCTTTGTTTCTTCGACGATAGGACGCGCGGCGTCCTCTTCCTCTTTCTTTTGATTTTCTTCGAAAGCATCCAGATCAACCCACTTGGCACCAAAGGCAAAGGGGTCTTGCGTCTGCGCCTGAGCTTGGTTGCCAGAGAAAGAAAAGAGCGCCATCAAAGCAAAACAAAGCGCAAAAAAGCCACCACGCGCCAAAAGGGCACGGGAGTCCATCCGTTTCGCTGTTGTTTTTCTTGTCATGGCAACCTGCC harbors:
- a CDS encoding LD-carboxypeptidase codes for the protein MVNDLTSAAFPPLLPPHGKVGIVAPSCHAPRAWTDNFKKKLVERGYQVVVHEQCYLKNGTLAGSDEARAQALMDMFVDSSIKAVFCVRGGTGATQILERLDYDAIQKNPKPFVGFSDMTALVNTITMRTGLVTFHGPMGWNFLSENADVRTEEALFAMIEKGERTLTFPDLEIDREGAAQGRLIGGNISLLRTLIGTPYEWPSEESILFIEDVEEPLYKIEVAMTHLRLAGKFKGVRAVLVGEMIDILDEKPDLDPREHTVYGHSLKDIMLKHLPPDIPLAFNVPCGHGRHLMTFPVGATVSLSLKQGQSAMEVTPCS